CTTTCGCATTCCCTTCTGCTCCAAGGGAAAATCCACACCGATCGCAATGAAATTTGGCAAACACAGAATCAGACGGTAACTCTTCAACCTCCACAATTCGTAAAGAATATTCACAACCACATTGCATGAACGGTCTACCCAATTTTTCCCGGATAGAGAATATAGAGCATCGTGTAGGTGAACGTTCCCGTTACGAACAATACACAGTAAATCACCATGGTGAATCGTCCAAGCACTCGATGCCGTCTGGCCCCATTTGGCCAAATCCGCTGGATAGATATTTCAATGCCAAACACCAATGCAATGAGAAGAATAAGACCAAGATATACACTAAATTTCCCCATGGAAAATCCAGAGGTCATGACCCGTGACAGGAAAAATAGGAGGACAATGGTGGTCACCCCTCCCAGGATCATCACAATCCTTCTCCCGGAAGTCTTTAACATCGCATCCTTCAAGACCCGCTTCCCTTCCACGAAAGTCTGTGCCCGAAACCCCAACACCATCATATAAATGGCCATTACGAGGCCGATCACGACCAGGAGAATATGCAGCGTCAAGACAGGCACAAACACCTGATCGTATAACCATTGAGGTCCACCAAAGCCTTCCTTTCCCTCAAAAGCCAGGACCCCAAGACTGCGAAACAAATAATAACTGATAAAGAAGGCGAGCATGGCAATCATCCCACCGAACATCAGCCAATGGTGCTGATCATTTTTATGCTGTCTCGCCTGAATC
Above is a window of Candidatus Nitrospira neomarina DNA encoding:
- a CDS encoding DUF420 domain-containing protein — its product is MDEMAVWLREPGFFGTHATVGADVSQLMATFFTILFIVGWIQARQHKNDQHHWLMFGGMIAMLAFFISYYLFRSLGVLAFEGKEGFGGPQWLYDQVFVPVLTLHILLVVIGLVMAIYMMVLGFRAQTFVEGKRVLKDAMLKTSGRRIVMILGGVTTIVLLFFLSRVMTSGFSMGKFSVYLGLILLIALVFGIEISIQRIWPNGARRHRVLGRFTMVIYCVLFVTGTFTYTMLYILYPGKIG